The genomic segment TTTTGCAGCATCTAATCCAGTTGAAGTGCTTACGATGTCATCTCCGGCAAAATCTTTAGAATTTGGATTAATCAAACTTCGAATTGCAGCAGCATGTCTGGCTTCTACAGAAACAATTTTCCCTGCTAATAATAAGTAATCTGCAGTTTTTATAAGTCGGCCAGCTCCGTTATAGGCGGCAACACCAGTGTCTTCAAGTGCTTTTGCAGTAGCTAAAACTTCGGTACGGCTGTTGAAATTTAAAGAACCATAACTAAAGGCTAAAGAGGGAAGTAATTGTGAACCTGGATCTGGAAGCGCACCTGTTAAAGCGGCTTTAAAAAAATCCCTGTGAATTACTTCATGATGATATAAGTCAGTCAAAACCTGACGTTCAGTATCATTAAAGACTGTATTAAAATTTGAGGCATTTACAACTTTGGTGTAAAAATCTGCTTCTAACTGCTCTAAGGCATACGCATAAGTAAGAACACCAAAATCTCCTGAACCTAAATCAAAAACACCGTTTCTGACTCCCGGCAGGGAAGTATCGTCCATATCATCGTCATTATCATTGTCGCTGCAGCCAGCTAAAACCAAACCTGCTGTAACTAGCGTTAATCCACTGAGCTTAAGAAAGCTCCTTCTGCTATCCAGCGAAGGGTTTACTTCCTGAATTTTAACTTCGTTTTTCATAATAGGCTTTTATTAAGTTAATAACATTGTATTAAGATTATTAACGAAATTTTTAGAGATGCGGTTTC from the Flavobacterium sp. genome contains:
- a CDS encoding ferritin-like domain-containing protein; translation: MKNEVKIQEVNPSLDSRRSFLKLSGLTLVTAGLVLAGCSDNDNDDDMDDTSLPGVRNGVFDLGSGDFGVLTYAYALEQLEADFYTKVVNASNFNTVFNDTERQVLTDLYHHEVIHRDFFKAALTGALPDPGSQLLPSLAFSYGSLNFNSRTEVLATAKALEDTGVAAYNGAGRLIKTADYLLLAGKIVSVEARHAAAIRSLINPNSKDFAGDDIVSTSTGLDAAKDPSKILPVAAGFITTKFTAKYLP